One window from the genome of Diospyros lotus cultivar Yz01 chromosome 11, ASM1463336v1, whole genome shotgun sequence encodes:
- the LOC127813084 gene encoding la protein 1 isoform X3, translating into MASNSLDEETAKKVIRQVEFYFGDSNLPRDKFLNKTIGDSEDGLVSLALICSFSRMRGHLNLGNVKPEEVSDGTVQAVAEALRNSTSLKVSEDGKKVGRTTELAKLDEVIEQLDSRTVAASPLEYDVKLEDLESFFGQFAKVNSVRLPRHLADKRLLCGSALIEFSTEEDTEKVLKQSLVYAGVELELKPKKDFDAERAREEKEVENSRPQVGANQKNKASAEANYPKGLIIAFTLKRMPSGDSTEQNVGDRLANENVDACQSGGEPASKLDSIEEAEGKMAEDVKGDEEKPGNDNGKERGDNDNVKESGLKVEEKSNLESEAKKTEDGDNLDGSTEKDEDKEPGKELHVADSFKDNKDVIIREDLKGIFSKYGTVKFVDFKIGDESGYIRFEDAGAAQKARAAAALAEEGGLVVKNYIAYLDPVSGDAEREYWSLLRCNQERYYGKVGNRGGR; encoded by the exons ATGGCGAGCAATTCACTGGACGAAGAAACGGCGAAGAAAGTCATTCGTCAG GTTGAGTTCTACTTCGGCGATAGCAACCTCCCTAGGGACAAGTTTCTGAATAAAACGATCGGTGACAGTGAAGATGGCT TGGTCAGTTTGGCCCTTATATGCTCATTCTCTCGTATGCGGGGCCATCTTAATTTGGGCAATGTGAAGCCAGAAGAGGTTTCAGATGGCACAGTGCAAGCTGTGGCCGAGGCTTTGAGGAATTCTACTTCTCTTAAGGTTTCTGAAGATG gGAAGAAGGTTGGTAGGACCACTGAGCTGGCAAAGCTAGACGAGGTAATAGAACAATTGGACAGCAGGACTGTTGCAGCATCACCCTTGGAGTATGATGTCAAGCTTGAAGATTTGGAGTCTTTCTTCGGTCAGTTTGCCAAG GTTAATAGCGTGAGGCTGCCACGCCATCTTGCAGATAAAAGGTTACTTTGTGGCAGTGCTCTGATCGAGTTCTCAACTGAGGAAGACACTGAAAAGGTTTTGAAGCAAAGCTTAGTTTATGCCGGTGTTGAGCTAGAACTAAAACCAAA GAAAGATTTTGATGCAGAAAGAGCAAGGGAAGAGAAGGAAGTTGAAAATAGTCGTCCCCAAGTGGGTGCTAATCAGAAAAATAAAGCAAGTGCAGAAGCAAA CTATCCTAAAGGCTTAATTATTGCATTTACACTGAAGAGGATGCCATCAGGAGATTCTACTGAACAAAATGTCGGCGATAGACTGGCCAATGAAAATGTTGATGCTTGCCAATCAGGTGGAGAACCAGCTTCCAAGCTTGATTCCATTGAAGAGGCTGAAGGGAAGATGGCAGAAGATGTAAAAGGTGATGAAGAAAAGCCTGGGAATGATAATGGAAAGGAGAGGGGAGACAATGATAATGTAAAGGAGAGTGGATTAAAGGTTGAAGAAAAGAGTAATTTGGAAAGTGAAGCAAAGAAAACTGAAGATGGGGATAATCTTGACGGATCTACTGAAAAAGATGAGGATAAAGAACCAGGGAAAGAGTTACATGTTGCTGATTCGTTCAAGGATAATAAAGATGTTATTATACGGGAGGATTTGAAGggaattttctcaaaatatggTACTGTAAAG TTCGTTGATTTTAAGATTGGAGACGAGTCAGGGTACATTCGTTTTGAAGATGCAGGGGCTGCCCAGAAAGCACGTGCTGCTGCCGCACTTGCTGAGGAAGGTGGTCTGGTTGTCAAGAACTACATAGCTTATTTAGACCCTGTCTCTG GTGATGCTGAAAGGGAGTACTGGAGTCTACTTCGATGCAATCAAGAACGATACTATGGGAAGGTGGGCAACAGAGGAGGAAGGTGA
- the LOC127813085 gene encoding sulfite exporter TauE/SafE family protein 3, with amino-acid sequence MAKIGAKWRVLRSVSMPWCSLLLASMLVSAERGFKPRAASNYSDAPDYLSQILNFLWQPNASSSDHTWPEMKFGWKIVVGTIIGFFGAAFGSVGGVGGGGIFVPMLKLIIGFDAKSATAMSKCMIMGAAASTVYYNLKLRHPTLDLPIIDYDLALLVQPMLMLGISIGVTFNVIFADWMVTILLIVLFLGTSTKAFFKGVETWKKETIMKKEAARRLETNGNDQEGLDYKLLPGGPSNGSQDVTDDPPEPEVSIIDNVRWKELGLLVFVWVAFLALQIIKNELTTCSAAYWVVNLLQIPIAFGVSLYEALGLYSGRKAISSMGDTGSGVKIHQLILYCFCGVVAGMVGGLLGLGGGFILGPLFLELGVPPQVSSATATFAMTFSSSMSVVEYYLLKRFPVPYALYFIAVATVAAFVGQHIVRKLIIFLGRASLIIFILAFTIFVSAISLGGEGIAEMIEDIEQHEYMGFENLCTYDS; translated from the exons ATGGCAAAAATTGGAGCGAAATGGAGGGTTTTGAGATCGGTATCAATGCCGTGGTGCAGTCTTCTACTGGCGTCGATGCTTGTTTCAGCGGAAAGAGGCTTCAAACCGCGAGCAGCGTCGAACTATTCCGATGCTCCGGATTACCTTTCGCAGATTTTGAATTTCTTGTGGCAACCGAATGCATCAAGCTCCGACCATACTTGGCCT GAAATGAAATTCGGTTGGAAGATTGTTGTGGGTACCATAATTGGATTCTTTGGGGCAGCATTTGGGAGTGTAGGTGGTGTTGGTGGTGGTGGAATATTTGTTCCTATGCTCAAACTAATTATTGGATTCGATGCAAAATCAGCAACTGCAATGTCAAAAT GTATGATCATGGGTGCTGCAGCCTCCACTGTCTACTACAATCTTAAGCTAAGGCATCCCACACTTGATTTGCCAATTATTGACTATGACTTGGCATTGCTTGTTCAACCAATGCTAATGCTGGGAATTAGCATTGGTGTTACTTTCAATGTGATTTTTGCTGACTGGATGGTCACCATACTGCTAATTGTTCTCTTCTTAG GCACATCAACGAAGGCCTTTTTCAAAGGTGTCGAAAcatggaagaaagaaacaattatGAAAAAG GAGGCTGCTAGGCGTTTGGAAACAAATG GCAATGATCAGGAGGGATTAGACTATAAGCTGCTGCCTGGTGGCCCAAGCAATGGCAGCCAAGATGTTACCGATGACCCTCCAGAGCCAGAG GTCAGTATAATTGACAATGTGCGCTGGAAGGAACTAGGGCTTCTTGTTTTCGTTTGGGTTGCATTCCTTGCATTGCAAATCATCAAG AACGAATTGACTACTTGCTCGGCAGCGTATTGGGTAGTAAACTTATTGCAG ATCCCAATTGCTTTTGGGGTATCTTTATATGAGGCACTGGGCCTGTACAGTGGAAGAAAGGCAATTTCATCAATGGGAGATACTGGATCTGGCGTGAAGATACACCAGTTGATCTTGTACTGCTTCTGTGGTGTAGTGGCTGGCATGGTTGGTGGATTGCTTGGTCTAGGTGGAGGATTTATTCTGGGTCCATTGTTTTTGGAGCTGGGAGTCCCTCCTCAG GTGTCAAGTGCCACAGCTACCTTTGCAATGACCTTCTCCTCATCAATGTCTGTTGTAGAATATTATCTTCTAAAACGTTTTCCAGTTCCTTATG CTCTCTACTTTATTGCCGTGGCAACCGTTGCTGCTTTTGTTGGACAACACATTGTAAGAAAACTGATCATTTTTCTTGGAAGGGCATCTCTTATCATCTTCATTCTCGCTTTCACCATCTTTGTGAGTGCAATCTCCTTAG gCGGGGAAGGTATAGCAGAAATGATAGAGGATATCGAGCAACATGAATACATGGGTTTTGAGAACCTCTGCACGTATGATTCTTGA
- the LOC127813084 gene encoding la protein 1 isoform X2, which yields MASNSLDEETAKKVIRQVEFYFGDSNLPRDKFLNKTIGDSEDGLVSLALICSFSRMRGHLNLGNVKPEEVSDGTVQAVAEALRNSTSLKVSEDGKKVGRTTELAKLDEVIEQLDSRTVAASPLEYDVKLEDLESFFGQFAKVNSVRLPRHLADKRLLCGSALIEFSTEEDTEKVLKQSLVYAGVELELKPKKDFDAERAREEKEVENSRPQVGANQKNKASAEANYPKGLIIAFTLKRMPSGDSTEQNVGDRLANENVDACQSGGEPASKLDSIEEAEGKMAEDVKGDEEKPGNDNGKERGDNDNVKESGLKVEEKSNLESEAKKTEDGDNLDGSTEKDEDKEPGKELHVADSFKDNKDVIIREDLKGIFSKYGTVKFVDFKIGDESGYIRFEDAGAAQKARAAAALAEEGGLVVKNYIAYLDPVSGDAEREYWSLLRCNQERYYGKVGNRGGRGGKQSRGGRHFNGKRSRENDNAARRNKAQKI from the exons ATGGCGAGCAATTCACTGGACGAAGAAACGGCGAAGAAAGTCATTCGTCAG GTTGAGTTCTACTTCGGCGATAGCAACCTCCCTAGGGACAAGTTTCTGAATAAAACGATCGGTGACAGTGAAGATGGCT TGGTCAGTTTGGCCCTTATATGCTCATTCTCTCGTATGCGGGGCCATCTTAATTTGGGCAATGTGAAGCCAGAAGAGGTTTCAGATGGCACAGTGCAAGCTGTGGCCGAGGCTTTGAGGAATTCTACTTCTCTTAAGGTTTCTGAAGATG gGAAGAAGGTTGGTAGGACCACTGAGCTGGCAAAGCTAGACGAGGTAATAGAACAATTGGACAGCAGGACTGTTGCAGCATCACCCTTGGAGTATGATGTCAAGCTTGAAGATTTGGAGTCTTTCTTCGGTCAGTTTGCCAAG GTTAATAGCGTGAGGCTGCCACGCCATCTTGCAGATAAAAGGTTACTTTGTGGCAGTGCTCTGATCGAGTTCTCAACTGAGGAAGACACTGAAAAGGTTTTGAAGCAAAGCTTAGTTTATGCCGGTGTTGAGCTAGAACTAAAACCAAA GAAAGATTTTGATGCAGAAAGAGCAAGGGAAGAGAAGGAAGTTGAAAATAGTCGTCCCCAAGTGGGTGCTAATCAGAAAAATAAAGCAAGTGCAGAAGCAAA CTATCCTAAAGGCTTAATTATTGCATTTACACTGAAGAGGATGCCATCAGGAGATTCTACTGAACAAAATGTCGGCGATAGACTGGCCAATGAAAATGTTGATGCTTGCCAATCAGGTGGAGAACCAGCTTCCAAGCTTGATTCCATTGAAGAGGCTGAAGGGAAGATGGCAGAAGATGTAAAAGGTGATGAAGAAAAGCCTGGGAATGATAATGGAAAGGAGAGGGGAGACAATGATAATGTAAAGGAGAGTGGATTAAAGGTTGAAGAAAAGAGTAATTTGGAAAGTGAAGCAAAGAAAACTGAAGATGGGGATAATCTTGACGGATCTACTGAAAAAGATGAGGATAAAGAACCAGGGAAAGAGTTACATGTTGCTGATTCGTTCAAGGATAATAAAGATGTTATTATACGGGAGGATTTGAAGggaattttctcaaaatatggTACTGTAAAG TTCGTTGATTTTAAGATTGGAGACGAGTCAGGGTACATTCGTTTTGAAGATGCAGGGGCTGCCCAGAAAGCACGTGCTGCTGCCGCACTTGCTGAGGAAGGTGGTCTGGTTGTCAAGAACTACATAGCTTATTTAGACCCTGTCTCTG GTGATGCTGAAAGGGAGTACTGGAGTCTACTTCGATGCAATCAAGAACGATACTATGGGAAGGTGGGCAACAGAGGAGGAAG GGGTGGGAAGCAAAGTAGAGGTGGAAGACATTTCAATGGGAAGCGCTCGAGAGAGAATGACAATGCAGCTCGTCGCAATAAAGCGCAGAAAATTTGA
- the LOC127813084 gene encoding la protein 1 isoform X1, whose amino-acid sequence MASNSLDEETAKKVIRQVEFYFGDSNLPRDKFLNKTIGDSEDGCILLFTPSSLFSLYLNTAQRKVYDLLMSFIVAWFSCSLTETSVVSLALICSFSRMRGHLNLGNVKPEEVSDGTVQAVAEALRNSTSLKVSEDGKKVGRTTELAKLDEVIEQLDSRTVAASPLEYDVKLEDLESFFGQFAKVNSVRLPRHLADKRLLCGSALIEFSTEEDTEKVLKQSLVYAGVELELKPKKDFDAERAREEKEVENSRPQVGANQKNKASAEANYPKGLIIAFTLKRMPSGDSTEQNVGDRLANENVDACQSGGEPASKLDSIEEAEGKMAEDVKGDEEKPGNDNGKERGDNDNVKESGLKVEEKSNLESEAKKTEDGDNLDGSTEKDEDKEPGKELHVADSFKDNKDVIIREDLKGIFSKYGTVKFVDFKIGDESGYIRFEDAGAAQKARAAAALAEEGGLVVKNYIAYLDPVSGDAEREYWSLLRCNQERYYGKVGNRGGRGGKQSRGGRHFNGKRSRENDNAARRNKAQKI is encoded by the exons ATGGCGAGCAATTCACTGGACGAAGAAACGGCGAAGAAAGTCATTCGTCAG GTTGAGTTCTACTTCGGCGATAGCAACCTCCCTAGGGACAAGTTTCTGAATAAAACGATCGGTGACAGTGAAGATGGCTGTATCCTCCTGTTCACACCTTCGTCTCTCTTCTCTCTGTATTTGAACA CTGCCCAAAGGAAGGTTTATGACCTGTTAATGTCCTTTATTGTTGCTTGGTTTAGTTGTTCTTTAACCGAAACTTCAGTGGTCAGTTTGGCCCTTATATGCTCATTCTCTCGTATGCGGGGCCATCTTAATTTGGGCAATGTGAAGCCAGAAGAGGTTTCAGATGGCACAGTGCAAGCTGTGGCCGAGGCTTTGAGGAATTCTACTTCTCTTAAGGTTTCTGAAGATG gGAAGAAGGTTGGTAGGACCACTGAGCTGGCAAAGCTAGACGAGGTAATAGAACAATTGGACAGCAGGACTGTTGCAGCATCACCCTTGGAGTATGATGTCAAGCTTGAAGATTTGGAGTCTTTCTTCGGTCAGTTTGCCAAG GTTAATAGCGTGAGGCTGCCACGCCATCTTGCAGATAAAAGGTTACTTTGTGGCAGTGCTCTGATCGAGTTCTCAACTGAGGAAGACACTGAAAAGGTTTTGAAGCAAAGCTTAGTTTATGCCGGTGTTGAGCTAGAACTAAAACCAAA GAAAGATTTTGATGCAGAAAGAGCAAGGGAAGAGAAGGAAGTTGAAAATAGTCGTCCCCAAGTGGGTGCTAATCAGAAAAATAAAGCAAGTGCAGAAGCAAA CTATCCTAAAGGCTTAATTATTGCATTTACACTGAAGAGGATGCCATCAGGAGATTCTACTGAACAAAATGTCGGCGATAGACTGGCCAATGAAAATGTTGATGCTTGCCAATCAGGTGGAGAACCAGCTTCCAAGCTTGATTCCATTGAAGAGGCTGAAGGGAAGATGGCAGAAGATGTAAAAGGTGATGAAGAAAAGCCTGGGAATGATAATGGAAAGGAGAGGGGAGACAATGATAATGTAAAGGAGAGTGGATTAAAGGTTGAAGAAAAGAGTAATTTGGAAAGTGAAGCAAAGAAAACTGAAGATGGGGATAATCTTGACGGATCTACTGAAAAAGATGAGGATAAAGAACCAGGGAAAGAGTTACATGTTGCTGATTCGTTCAAGGATAATAAAGATGTTATTATACGGGAGGATTTGAAGggaattttctcaaaatatggTACTGTAAAG TTCGTTGATTTTAAGATTGGAGACGAGTCAGGGTACATTCGTTTTGAAGATGCAGGGGCTGCCCAGAAAGCACGTGCTGCTGCCGCACTTGCTGAGGAAGGTGGTCTGGTTGTCAAGAACTACATAGCTTATTTAGACCCTGTCTCTG GTGATGCTGAAAGGGAGTACTGGAGTCTACTTCGATGCAATCAAGAACGATACTATGGGAAGGTGGGCAACAGAGGAGGAAG GGGTGGGAAGCAAAGTAGAGGTGGAAGACATTTCAATGGGAAGCGCTCGAGAGAGAATGACAATGCAGCTCGTCGCAATAAAGCGCAGAAAATTTGA